The genomic window CTGGAACGATTCGTCGCGCTCCTTTGCTAGAATACCAAGATGAGGATTGGAACGCTGTCATGGATCTTAACTTAAATGCTGTATATTATTTAAGTCAAAGAATCGCGAAAATCATGAAAGAGCAAGGTGGCGGAAAGATAATTAACATTGCCTCTATGCTGACGTTTCAAGGTGGGAAATTTGTGCCCCCTTACACGGCGAGTAAACATGGTGTAGCTGGATTAACCAAGGCCTTTGCGAATGAATTAGCGGAACATAATATTCAAACTAATGCAATTGCGCCAGGATACATTGCCACATCGAACACAGAACCTATTCGTCAAGATGAATCTCGTAATAAAGAAATTCTCTCTAGAATTCCAGCAGCGAAATGGGGTAATCCATTTGATTTATTGGGAGCTGTTGTTTTCTTATCTAGCCGTGCTTCAGATTATATGAATGGTCACATACTAGTTGTTGACGGTGGCTGGTTAGCGAGATAGTGAAATTGATGACCAGTGTAACGCTGCCTAAATCTATTCTGCTGCTATAGGAATGGATGCATTAACACATGCTATAGAAGCTTATACTTGCAAAGTTTCTCAACCTATCACAGATGCACTCAGTCTTTATGCAATTGAATTAATTGCTAAGTACCTTCCTTTAGCTGAAGAAAACGGTAATGACCTAGAGGCTAGGAAAAATAATGTTATTTAGTGTAAAAATACTCTGGGGATGAGATATTCTCCAGAGTATTTTTTCTTTATGGAAAGTTATAGGTTTTCACATAGGCTAATTACTATTGTTCTTGACGTAAACAATATGAAAAAAGTTGAGAGTAAGTTCCGAATCCAATTCATCTTGAATGAAGAATTTCTTTTCGTAGGGATCAAATTTAGTAATCAATCCGAATCTTGAAGTAAAAAATCCATCTTTCCATATAGTAGTGTTTTCCCACTAGGATTTCGGATAAAAGTCGTTCAAAGTCTTCAATTTGTGTTTCGTCCAGTTGAGGTTTAGCAGTTTTTACTCTTGGCCAGCATCCTTCAGCATTTTTATGTATTCCGGGCATGAAGGACCCTTGCCATTTCATCTTCCCACGGTCACGAAGAAAGCATCCATTCTATACTTATTTATCGATTGTCAGCCTCTTGGATAATAAGTGTCATAGAGGCCATGCATATTATGAAAAAAGGGCAAGTTCACCAATGGGTGAACTTGCCCAAAATGAAGTAGAATTCATACATAAGTTGTTTGGAATGGCATCATAACTCACAATTCAGCAGGTAATATAGGTTCTATTTTCTTATCAAATTATTTCCGCACCAGAACCCTTATCATATCCACCTGGCATTCCATATTGGAAAGGATTAATTAATGAGATTAAAGATATCTACGTGGATATGGGGCTAAAAAACGCTATTGATTTTAGTCTAAAACAGCATGACTTTCGGTTATTATAATAGGTTGATTCGGAGAAAACCGTAAATACAACCTCTACTTCAGGAAGATCAAAATTCATTATATATGCAGTAAGTGTTTGAGCAAATTGATCACGAATTTCCTGTCCACGCTCGAACCATTTAACCTCAATAGGAGGAAAGGCCTCTGTTTCTTCTCCATTAAATACAAATGTAGAGTTTGGTAGTTCCAATGTAATATTATCCGTTCCACATTCGCAAATCTTTGCGAGATCTTCTACTAATGGTTTGCTTATATTCTTTAATTGTTCGATAGTAATTGCAAGAAATACAATATGCGGTAAGTAAATCCCCTTCGTAATCTTCCTTCTAATTTTTATTTAATAATTGGGTGAACTAGGAATATTGATTACTTTATTTTATTTAAATATCTATAAATAGTAGCTTCTGATGCATCTAAATATTTTGCAACCTCACATACCCCGCCTTTAAGTAAAAAAGCTCCTCTTTCATTCAGTTTTTTTACCACATCTATTTTTTCTTGTGGAGACATCCGTTCAGGTGGAATATCATACTCAGATAAAACCCCTTTAATGAGAGATCGTAGAAGCTCTTCAATATTTTCTTCAAAATTCTCAAGAAGATTTGGGTGAAAAGCAGAATTTGATTGCTCAACATGATCATTTTTTTGATGATCAATCATGATAACATTATCCAAAATGTCTCGCGCTTTTATAAAATCAGTGATATCAATATTAACACAAATCATTCCGATAATTTCATTATTTTCATCTTTTATGAAATAACTGGAAGAGCGGAAGGTATTATTCGTTTTTGAGCTGCTTTTATAATTGCAGATGTAATTTCTATCTTGATAGCTTTTTTCTTTTAATATTTTCAAAGCAAGATCGGTTATTGGACTATTAATCTTTCTTCCGCTAATATGTCCGTTTACGATTTCAATAACTGAATTGTCAGGGGTTGTTACATCGTGCAAAACAACCTCACAATTTTCCCCTAATATATCAGCAATAAAATGCACCATAGGAACATACTTTTTTAGTTTTTCCATATTTTTCATCATTAAATCACACCTTTTTCCATTTTTTTCTTTAGTTTAACAACGATTCTTCAAAATTCAACAATTTTCTGAATTTTTAGTTGATGTTATGATAATTATATTGTATCATGAATAAAAAATATCATCATAATAATTTTTTATTAACAGGAGGTTATATACTATGTACTGCACGATTTCAACAAAAAATGCCCCAAGTGCAATTGGTCCTTATTCTCAAGCTGTAAAAATGGGAAACTTTCTTTTTGTATCTGGACAACTCCCGATTCATCTAGAAACAAATAAAATACCTGAAACAATTGAAGAACAAACGAAACAATCATTGGAAAATGTAAAAGCAATTCTAGAAGCTGCTGGAAGTGATTTAGATCATGTAGTGAAAACACTCGTCTTTATAAAAGATATGAATACTTTTTCGACAGTAAACGAAGTGTATCAAACCTACTTTACAAAAAATTATCCTGCAAGGAGTGCAGTAGAGGTCGCACGTTTACCAAAGGACGCTTTAATTGAAATCGAAGTTATTGCATCTGTTAAGTAATTGGGCAGCTGCTAAGTTGCTTAATATCTTCTATCTATTTATTAGGGGGTGAAAAAGTTTTTTTAAACGATTTATGAAAGCACTTTCATCTTATCTTTTGACAATTTAATAAGGAGGGGTTTAAATTGAAAAATCGAAATAGCAACACGAAGAAATGGTTTACCCTTGCTGTACTAATACTCGGTGGAGGAACGGTTTTTAAGCTGCCTTGGTTAAAAGATGCTTTCTATATCCCAATGATGGATTATTTTCATTTAACACACACACAAATCGGTTTTACACTGACTGTTTACGCTTTTATCCAAACCTTTGGCTACATCATATCTATGTATGTAGCTGACAGGTTTTCCAAGAAGAAATTAATGCCGGTATCTTTAATCGGGATTGGATTAACGGGATTTTACTTGACAACATTCCCAAGTTATTACGAAATCTTAGTCATTTGGGGACTTTTTGCTTTATTCGCAGAAATTGCTTTTTGGCCAGTATTAATCAAATCTGTAAGATTACTGGGAGATTCGGATGAACAGGGAAGAATGTTTGGAATCCTAGAAGCAGGAAGAGGAATCGTAGATACGGTAATCGCATTTACTGCTCTTGGAATCTTTAAATGGCTGGGAGAAGGAGCTGCAGGGTTAAGAGGTGCAATCATCTTCTTTTCTATAACAATGATTGTTATTGCGATTATATTATATTTTCTTCTTGAAGATGATGAAATTAAAACGGTTGATGAGGAAGGCAATAAAATCAACAAAAATAAGGTCGCATTGGAAGGTGCTTTAAAAGCAATAAAAATGCCAGAAATATGGGTAGTTGCATTTACTATTTTTTCAGTATACTCCGTCTACATCGGCTTAACGTACTTTATTCCATTCTTAAAAGAAATCTATGGAATTCCTGTTGCTTTAGTTGGAGTATATGGGATTATTAACCAATATGGTTTGAAAATGTTAGGCGGACCGATAGGCGGATTCCTGGCAGATAAAAAGTTTAAATCTTCATCTAAATATTTGAGAGTGGCGTTTGCAGCATCGATTATAGGGATGATTATATTTATTCTCCTGCCGCATCAAACACTTAATGTATATGTGGGCGTAACCTTTACTCTTGCTTACGGTGCGATCATCTTTTCTCAAAGGGCTGTCTTCTTCGCTCCTATTGAAGAAGTAGGAATCCCGCGAGAAATCAGTGGAGCAGCAGTTTCAATAGCCTGTCTAGTAGGATATGCTCCTTCTATGTTTGCATTTACTCTATATGGAAGTATGTTAGATCGATCACCAGGAATGGAAGGTTACAGACATGTATTTTTGACAATGATTGCGTTCGCGGTTATCGGTTTCATTATTAGCAGTTATTTAGTTAAAATCGTAAACAAGAAAAAACAAAGTCAAGAAAATTTAGAAGCCAATGATATCAATACTTAATTAAAGGTGGGTAAAAAAATGAAAATTGGATTAGAAACAGAAAGCTTTCACTTGCAGTTTATTTCAGGCCGAATGGATATTTTCGGTTTTATCAGAAAAACAGCTGAATTAGGATTAGATGGGGTCATGATCAATATTGTTCCATGGCCTGGATTGCCAGGATGGGGCACGTTAGAATCTTTTGAACCGGAGTATTTAGAGAGAGTAAGAAAAGAAATTCAAAAGTATGGATTTTTCGCTGAAATCGACACAAATGGAACAGATCCAGAACATCTAAAAAAAGTAATTTATGCAGCCCATAGAATAGGAGCAGATGTGATTCGCACATATGCATGTATGGGGGAGTATGATCCTGAAAAACTGAAAAGAGCACCTGAAGATATCAAACAAATTGTACCTTTATTAGAGAAATACAGAATAAAGCTCGCTGTAGAAAATCATGAGGAAGAGTTAACAGATGAAGTTATTCAAGTGATTGAGGAAGTCAACAGCCCTTGGGTAGGTGCTCATTGTGATGTAGGAAACGGAATGATGGCATGGGAGGATCCGGTTGAAGCGGTAAGAAAATTAGCGCCTTATGCATTTACAACCCATTTTAAAGATCATATTATCGTTCATGATGGTGAGGAATACAGGGTATGCGGCGTACCTGTAGGGACAGGCAATATCAATACGGAAGAAAGTTTTAAAATACTGGTTGAGAAATCTACTTTAACTAGAATCAACGTTGAAATGTGCTTCCCATACGCTATCAATTTTAAGAGAGAGCTTGGTGCGGGCGGAGTCTTTACGGTTGGTGAAGGAGCTTTCAAAGTTGAACAACCTCCTTATGATTTAAATGTCATTAAACCATTGGATTACTACTATCCTCCAAAAGAACTGTTAGAACAAATGATTGAAGATCAAGAAAAAGGTACAGAACAATCGGTTAAGTATACACTGGCTTTACGCGATAAATATTGCCGATAATAAAACTAGGATGTTTTTGCAAACTTTGTTACTTTTAATACCCTAAAAATATTAGTTATACACCAAACTTACGAGCTTATGTGCCAAAATAAATAATATATGCTAAATTTTGATTTTATGCGTCAAATCCTATAATGTTCACAAATTTATGCGTATTTGTAATTAGAGGTGAAAAAACAATAATCTTCTATAATAAGCATAAAATTCTGTATCTTAACTTTCTTATCAATTAGGACAAAACAAAAGGCTGCCTGCAAATGATGTGACCCCCAAAAGTTAAAGTTTTATATTATGCTGCTAATTGGCTGGTGTGGATACGGTATTGAACCGGACTCATGCCTGCCAATTTCTGCTTTATACGTTTGTTATTATAATAAATAATATATTCTTCAATCTTCTTTTTTAAATCTTCAAATGAACATCGTACCTCACCGTGATACATCTCTTGTTTCAACAGGCCAAAAAAGTTCTCCATAGGTGAATTATCAATACAGTTTCCTTTTCTCGACATACTCTGAAATACCTTGTTTTCTCTCAGTGTCTTTACCCATTTTATATGTTGATAGTGCCAACCCTGATCAGAATGTATAGTTGTCCTGTATTTTGAGTCTTTTACGATTTCAAGGGCTTCCTCGAGAGGTTTTAACGCAAGTTCTAAGCTTGGGCGCATACTAATCCCATACGAAAGAATTTCACCATTAAACATATTCATGATTGGATTTAGATACAATTTCACACTATATAAACACTTAAATTCTGTGATATCTGTTGTTAATTTTTGATGGCTTACATTTGTGTGAAAACGACGATTAATACGATTCTTCGCAATTGCTCCAACCGTTCCTTTATATGAACTATATTTGCGTGATTTTCGCCTGAACTTTTCACCTTTGAGTCCAAGTTTCTTCATTATACGTTGAACCTTTTTATGATTTACCTTTAAACCTCGGTTTCCTAATTCCAAATGGACACGACGATAACCA from Bacillus sp. F19 includes these protein-coding regions:
- the kduD gene encoding 2-dehydro-3-deoxy-D-gluconate 5-dehydrogenase KduD — encoded protein: MDLTEFSLDLFKLDGKVAIVTGGGTGLGQGFAVALAKAGADLFIVTHKHEWEETKRLIEYEGCKVEFHQTDLSKKENIDVVVKHCMDVYGRVDILVNNAGTIRRAPLLEYQDEDWNAVMDLNLNAVYYLSQRIAKIMKEQGGGKIINIASMLTFQGGKFVPPYTASKHGVAGLTKAFANELAEHNIQTNAIAPGYIATSNTEPIRQDESRNKEILSRIPAAKWGNPFDLLGAVVFLSSRASDYMNGHILVVDGGWLAR
- a CDS encoding MFS transporter; the protein is MKNRNSNTKKWFTLAVLILGGGTVFKLPWLKDAFYIPMMDYFHLTHTQIGFTLTVYAFIQTFGYIISMYVADRFSKKKLMPVSLIGIGLTGFYLTTFPSYYEILVIWGLFALFAEIAFWPVLIKSVRLLGDSDEQGRMFGILEAGRGIVDTVIAFTALGIFKWLGEGAAGLRGAIIFFSITMIVIAIILYFLLEDDEIKTVDEEGNKINKNKVALEGALKAIKMPEIWVVAFTIFSVYSVYIGLTYFIPFLKEIYGIPVALVGVYGIINQYGLKMLGGPIGGFLADKKFKSSSKYLRVAFAASIIGMIIFILLPHQTLNVYVGVTFTLAYGAIIFSQRAVFFAPIEEVGIPREISGAAVSIACLVGYAPSMFAFTLYGSMLDRSPGMEGYRHVFLTMIAFAVIGFIISSYLVKIVNKKKQSQENLEANDINT
- a CDS encoding DUF1904 domain-containing protein, with protein sequence MYLPHIVFLAITIEQLKNISKPLVEDLAKICECGTDNITLELPNSTFVFNGEETEAFPPIEVKWFERGQEIRDQFAQTLTAYIMNFDLPEVEVVFTVFSESTYYNNRKSCCFRLKSIAFFSPIST
- a CDS encoding sugar phosphate isomerase/epimerase; the encoded protein is MKIGLETESFHLQFISGRMDIFGFIRKTAELGLDGVMINIVPWPGLPGWGTLESFEPEYLERVRKEIQKYGFFAEIDTNGTDPEHLKKVIYAAHRIGADVIRTYACMGEYDPEKLKRAPEDIKQIVPLLEKYRIKLAVENHEEELTDEVIQVIEEVNSPWVGAHCDVGNGMMAWEDPVEAVRKLAPYAFTTHFKDHIIVHDGEEYRVCGVPVGTGNINTEESFKILVEKSTLTRINVEMCFPYAINFKRELGAGGVFTVGEGAFKVEQPPYDLNVIKPLDYYYPPKELLEQMIEDQEKGTEQSVKYTLALRDKYCR
- a CDS encoding RidA family protein, giving the protein MYCTISTKNAPSAIGPYSQAVKMGNFLFVSGQLPIHLETNKIPETIEEQTKQSLENVKAILEAAGSDLDHVVKTLVFIKDMNTFSTVNEVYQTYFTKNYPARSAVEVARLPKDALIEIEVIASVK
- a CDS encoding PAS domain-containing protein, producing the protein MKNMEKLKKYVPMVHFIADILGENCEVVLHDVTTPDNSVIEIVNGHISGRKINSPITDLALKILKEKSYQDRNYICNYKSSSKTNNTFRSSSYFIKDENNEIIGMICVNIDITDFIKARDILDNVIMIDHQKNDHVEQSNSAFHPNLLENFEENIEELLRSLIKGVLSEYDIPPERMSPQEKIDVVKKLNERGAFLLKGGVCEVAKYLDASEATIYRYLNKIK